The Salvelinus fontinalis isolate EN_2023a chromosome 39, ASM2944872v1, whole genome shotgun sequence genome has a window encoding:
- the LOC129838758 gene encoding paired box protein Pax-4-like, with product MLSVEISGHRPRYPGLLVETPTQSVVKEREEMETVEVNELQPPGPQHRNRTTFTLEQSRVLEQEFTRSHYADMFTREKLASEIQLPEDTIKVWFSNRRAKWRREAKYKSSVHGAHTPFLMNQKNKDFPSVNSMTTTNSMTQQTHWSQRESLGVQFDTSCSEISQRYGPATTTERGIGGTEVLGYRGISIPLPSSASQYSGSTTFPLVHLQDERTPSTHHAERFIFPLAHHYTDVRTVFPLAHQTERMGHSLNYHWDDGSDFPLAHHQTDERFLLAHHRERTGGPSLI from the exons ATGTTGAGTGTGGAGATTTCTGGGCACCGCCCCAGATACCCAG GTCTTCTAGTGGAGACCCCAACGCAGTCAGtagtgaaggagagggaggagatggagacagttGAGGTGAACGAGCTCCAGCCTCCTGGGCCCCAGCATCGCAACCGCACCACCTTCACCTTGGAACAGAGCAGAGTGTTAGAGCAAG AATTCACACGGAGCCACTACGCAGACATGTTCACCAGGGAAAAACTGGCATCTGAGATCCAACTTCCAGAGGACACCATCAAG GTGTGGTTCTCAAACAGAAGAGCAAAATGGAGGAGGGAAGCCAAGTATAAGAGCAGTGTCCACGGAGCacata CTCCATTTCTGATGAACCAAAAGAACAAAGATTTCCCTTCAGTGAATTCGATGACAACAACCAACTCAATGACTCAACAG ACTCACTGGAGTCAGAGGGAGAGTTTGGGAGTACAGTTTGACACTTCATGCTCAGAAATCTCCCAGAGATATGGTCCAGCTACTACAACAGAGAGAG GTATAGGAGGAACAGAAGTGTTGGGCTATAGAGGCATCTCCATTCCACTTCCATCCTCAGCATCTCAATACTCAGGCAGCACCACGTTCCCATTGGTCCATCTCCAGGACGAGAGGACTCCATCGACTCACCATGCAGAGAGGTTCATTTTCCCATTGGCTCATCATTACACAGACGTGAGGACAGTCTTCCCATTGGCTCATCAGACTGAGAGGATGGGACATTCACTGAACTATCATTGGGATGATGGGTCAGATTTCCCATTGGCTCATCACCAAACAGATGAAAGGTTTCTATTGGCTCATCACAGGGAGAGGACTGGTGGTCCATCGCTTATTTGA